A stretch of the Dechloromonas sp. TW-R-39-2 genome encodes the following:
- the lptE gene encoding LPS assembly lipoprotein LptE has product MRVPFKLLLAVIFAAVLSGCGFHLRGTLSGSLPYKTMHIALPETAEVRIWLERYINAAGSTEIIEEAGQADATFQQLTDGRQKTILSVNAQGRVREYRLQLTYTFRVVNKKGQVLVPPNEISLTRDITFDDSNVLAKDLEEGLLWRDMNNDLVNQIMRRLSIIKPKNPDAEEDE; this is encoded by the coding sequence ATGCGCGTCCCGTTCAAGCTATTGCTCGCAGTGATCTTCGCCGCCGTCCTGAGCGGTTGCGGCTTCCATCTGCGCGGGACGCTCAGCGGCAGCCTGCCGTACAAGACGATGCACATCGCCCTGCCCGAGACGGCCGAAGTCCGGATCTGGCTGGAGCGTTACATCAATGCGGCCGGCAGCACCGAAATCATCGAGGAGGCCGGCCAGGCCGATGCCACCTTCCAGCAACTGACCGATGGTCGCCAGAAGACCATTCTCAGCGTCAACGCCCAGGGCCGGGTGCGCGAATACCGCCTGCAACTGACCTACACCTTCCGCGTGGTCAACAAGAAAGGCCAGGTCCTGGTTCCGCCGAATGAAATCAGCCTGACCCGCGACATCACCTTCGATGACTCGAACGTGCTCGCCAAGGATCTCGAAGAAGGCCTGCTCTGGCGCGACATGAACAATGACCTGGTGAACCAGATCATGCGCCGGCTGAGCATTATCAAGCCGAAGAACCCCGACGCCGAAGAAGACGAGTAA
- the leuS gene encoding leucine--tRNA ligase: protein MQDKYTPADIERAAQSHWDKTGAARAVEDATKPKYYCLSMFPYPSGKLHMGHVRNYTIGDVLSRFHKMQGFNVLQPMGWDAFGMPAENAALQNNVPPAGWTYSNIDYMRKQLQSLGFAIDWEREFATCTPEYYRWEQWLFTRLYEKGLVYKKLGTVNWDPVDHTVLANEQVIDGRGWRSGALIEKREIPMYYMKITAYAEELLAELDNLPGWPEQVRLMQKNWIGKSTGVRFAFPLADDANEKLWVFTTRADTIMGVTFVAVAAEHPLAQRAAVNNPELANFIEECKKGGVAEADIATMEKKGLPTGIFVTHPLTGEQIEVWVGNYVLMSYGDGAVMAVPAHDERDFAFALKYNLPIKQVVDAHQVDSEYQRTHADTRANRARSADEKEFGEGWGDAVSEFTTDRWQAWYASKEGKCINSGKYDGLSYEAAVDAIAADLAAKDLGDKKIQFRLRDWGISRQRYWGCPIPIIHCKTCGDVPVPDDQLPVVLPENVEITGAGSPLAKMSEFYECKCPKCGGDARRETDTMDTFFESSWYFLRYACPDNTTAMVDERVAYWCKGGIDQYIGGIEHAILHLLYSRFFTKLMRDVGLIGDLGEPFANLLTQGMVVAPTFYRELDGGKKQWLNPADVDVVTDDKGRPTGATLRADGLPVVIGGTEKMSKSKNNGVDPQALIDQYGADTARLFIMFASPPDQSLEWSDAGVEGAYRFLRRLWKTTYDHVQAGLVPAFSGSETLSTAQADLRRKLHQTMGKVADDYGRRKQFNTAIAAVMELLNAYDKCDLSDAAGRALAQETLESVALLLFPIVPHIGQALYAELKPGLDAGNQAFPKADPAALKQDEIELMVQVNGKLRGSIRVSAEADKASIEAAALASEGAVKFMEGKPAKKVVVVPGRLVNIVV from the coding sequence ATGCAGGACAAATACACCCCGGCCGACATCGAACGCGCAGCCCAGAGCCACTGGGACAAAACCGGTGCCGCGCGCGCCGTGGAAGACGCCACCAAGCCGAAATACTACTGCCTTTCCATGTTCCCTTACCCCTCGGGCAAGCTGCACATGGGGCACGTCAGAAACTATACCATCGGCGACGTCCTCTCCCGCTTCCACAAGATGCAAGGCTTCAATGTCCTGCAACCGATGGGCTGGGACGCCTTCGGCATGCCGGCCGAGAATGCCGCGCTACAGAACAACGTACCGCCGGCCGGATGGACCTATTCCAACATCGACTACATGCGCAAACAGCTGCAGTCGCTGGGTTTCGCCATCGACTGGGAACGTGAATTCGCAACCTGCACGCCGGAGTACTACCGCTGGGAACAATGGCTGTTCACCCGCCTCTATGAAAAGGGCCTGGTGTACAAGAAGCTCGGCACCGTGAACTGGGACCCGGTCGATCACACCGTGCTCGCCAACGAGCAGGTCATCGACGGTCGCGGCTGGCGTTCCGGCGCGCTGATCGAGAAGCGAGAGATCCCCATGTACTACATGAAGATCACCGCCTACGCCGAAGAACTGCTCGCCGAACTCGACAACCTGCCGGGCTGGCCGGAGCAGGTCCGCCTGATGCAGAAGAACTGGATCGGCAAGAGCACCGGCGTGCGTTTCGCCTTCCCGCTCGCTGACGATGCCAACGAAAAGCTGTGGGTATTCACCACCCGCGCCGACACCATCATGGGCGTCACCTTTGTTGCCGTCGCCGCCGAGCATCCGCTGGCGCAGCGCGCCGCGGTCAACAACCCGGAACTGGCCAATTTCATCGAGGAATGCAAGAAGGGCGGCGTTGCCGAAGCCGACATTGCGACGATGGAAAAGAAGGGCCTGCCGACCGGAATTTTTGTCACGCATCCGCTGACCGGTGAACAGATCGAAGTCTGGGTCGGCAACTACGTGCTGATGAGCTATGGCGACGGCGCCGTGATGGCCGTACCGGCGCACGACGAACGCGATTTCGCGTTTGCGCTGAAGTACAACTTGCCGATCAAGCAGGTCGTCGATGCTCATCAAGTGGATAGCGAGTATCAACGCACGCATGCCGATACTCGCGCAAACCGGGCGCGTTCAGCTGATGAAAAGGAATTCGGTGAAGGTTGGGGCGACGCTGTTTCCGAATTTACTACTGACCGCTGGCAAGCTTGGTACGCGAGCAAAGAAGGCAAGTGTATTAATTCCGGCAAGTATGACGGCCTCAGTTACGAAGCCGCCGTCGACGCCATCGCCGCCGACCTCGCCGCCAAAGACCTCGGCGACAAGAAAATCCAGTTCCGCCTGCGCGACTGGGGCATTTCCCGCCAGCGCTACTGGGGTTGCCCGATCCCGATCATTCACTGCAAGACCTGCGGCGACGTACCGGTGCCCGATGACCAACTGCCCGTCGTCCTGCCGGAGAATGTCGAGATCACCGGCGCCGGTTCGCCGCTGGCCAAGATGTCCGAGTTCTACGAGTGCAAGTGTCCGAAGTGTGGCGGCGACGCCCGCCGCGAAACCGACACCATGGACACCTTCTTCGAGTCGTCCTGGTACTTCCTGCGCTACGCCTGCCCGGACAACACCACGGCCATGGTCGACGAACGCGTCGCCTACTGGTGCAAGGGCGGCATCGACCAGTACATCGGCGGCATCGAGCACGCCATCCTTCACCTCCTGTACTCGCGCTTCTTCACCAAGCTGATGCGCGACGTCGGCCTGATCGGCGACTTGGGCGAGCCCTTCGCCAACCTGCTGACCCAGGGCATGGTCGTCGCCCCGACCTTCTACCGCGAACTCGACGGCGGCAAGAAGCAGTGGCTCAACCCGGCCGACGTTGACGTCGTCACCGACGACAAGGGTCGCCCGACCGGCGCCACGCTGCGCGCCGATGGCCTGCCGGTAGTGATCGGCGGCACCGAGAAGATGTCGAAATCGAAGAACAACGGCGTCGATCCGCAGGCCCTGATCGACCAGTACGGTGCCGACACGGCGCGTCTGTTCATCATGTTCGCCTCGCCGCCCGACCAGTCGCTGGAATGGTCGGACGCCGGTGTCGAAGGCGCCTACCGCTTCCTGCGCCGTTTGTGGAAGACGACTTACGATCACGTCCAGGCCGGTTTGGTCCCGGCGTTTTCGGGCTCGGAAACACTATCGACCGCGCAAGCCGACCTGCGCCGCAAACTGCACCAGACCATGGGCAAGGTCGCCGACGACTACGGCCGCCGCAAGCAGTTCAACACGGCGATCGCCGCAGTCATGGAACTGCTCAACGCCTACGACAAGTGCGATCTTTCCGACGCCGCCGGCCGCGCGCTCGCCCAGGAAACCCTGGAAAGCGTCGCCCTGCTGCTCTTCCCGATCGTGCCGCACATCGGCCAGGCGCTTTACGCCGAGCTGAAACCGGGCCTTGATGCCGGCAACCAGGCCTTCCCGAAAGCCGATCCGGCCGCCCTCAAACAGGACGAGATCGAGCTGATGGTGCAGGTCAACGGCAAGCTGCGCGGTTCCATTCGTGTCTCTGCCGAAGCCGACAAGGCCAGCATCGAAGCTGCTGCGCTGGCCTCGGAAGGCGCCGTCAAGTTCATGGAAGGCAAGCCGGCCAAGAAGGTTGTCGTCGTGCCGGGCCGCCTGGTCAACATCGTCGTTTAA
- the xerD gene encoding site-specific tyrosine recombinase XerD: protein MKAAPPLLRPADLGEIDNFCDALWLEDGLAKATLDSYRSDLGRFARWLAEQNAEPLLDVRETTLTAFIAKISREIRASSQARHLSTLRRFYRWQVTRGRLVVDPTKKLLSPSLPSRLPKVMSEKQVEALLNAPNLDHPLGLRDRAMLETLYATGLRVSELVNLKQHEIGFNEGVLRVIGKGSKERLVPLGEVALDWLGEYLKNARPEIIKGQLSDAMFVTARGGAMTRQAFWQLIKRYALIAEIDPARLSPHVLRHAFATHLLNHGADLRVVQLLLGHSDISTTQIYTHVARERLKTLHAIHHPRG, encoded by the coding sequence ATGAAGGCTGCGCCCCCGCTGCTCCGGCCGGCTGATCTCGGCGAAATCGACAATTTCTGCGACGCACTGTGGCTTGAGGACGGTCTTGCCAAGGCAACGCTGGACAGCTACCGCTCCGACCTCGGGCGTTTTGCGCGATGGCTGGCCGAGCAGAACGCCGAGCCGCTGCTCGACGTCCGCGAAACAACGCTAACGGCGTTTATCGCCAAGATTTCCCGCGAAATCCGTGCCAGTTCGCAAGCCCGACACTTGTCGACGCTGCGCCGCTTCTACCGCTGGCAGGTGACACGCGGCCGGCTGGTCGTCGATCCGACCAAAAAACTGCTCAGCCCCAGCCTGCCTTCGCGCCTGCCCAAGGTGATGTCCGAAAAACAGGTCGAGGCCCTGCTCAATGCGCCCAATCTCGACCACCCGCTCGGCCTGCGCGACCGGGCCATGCTCGAAACGCTTTACGCCACCGGCCTGCGCGTCTCGGAGCTGGTCAATCTCAAGCAGCACGAAATCGGCTTCAACGAAGGGGTGCTGCGCGTCATCGGCAAGGGCAGCAAGGAGCGCCTCGTGCCGCTCGGCGAAGTGGCGCTCGACTGGCTGGGCGAATATCTGAAAAACGCCCGGCCGGAAATCATCAAGGGCCAGTTGAGCGATGCCATGTTCGTCACCGCCCGGGGCGGCGCAATGACCCGTCAGGCGTTCTGGCAACTGATCAAGCGTTATGCCCTGATTGCCGAAATCGACCCGGCCCGGCTCTCACCGCACGTGTTGCGCCATGCCTTCGCGACGCATCTGCTCAACCACGGCGCCGATTTGCGTGTTGTTCAGCTGTTGCTCGGCCACTCAGACATCTCGACCACGCAGATCTACACCCACGTCGCCCGCGAGCGGCTGAAAACCCTGCATGCGATTCACCATCCACGCGGCTAA
- a CDS encoding FecR family protein, with the protein MRTKLGVALVIFGLFSTLTAAAVPNAVVDVVQAPAWVERDGRRLAMAPGMVLENRDRILTGKQARAIVQLADGSAIKLGENTNVAVNALKQPENGIFTAALDIAKGAFRLTTDIFRKHQTKRAINVRSGTVTIGIRGTDLWGRASDEKDFVCLLEGRISVTHPLGEPAELSEPLQFYGAEKGMAPGAVAFADKAQVALWALETELAYGMPSQRRDGRWALYFGQHGKDDALALYDQLVAAGYASRIVPVRVSGEYRYGLRLGGLVTEREALALADRLARDLHLPAPTVRRH; encoded by the coding sequence ATGAGAACAAAGCTTGGTGTGGCGCTGGTGATTTTTGGCCTGTTTTCGACGTTGACCGCAGCTGCCGTGCCGAATGCCGTGGTTGATGTCGTTCAGGCGCCGGCCTGGGTTGAGCGCGACGGGCGCCGGCTGGCCATGGCACCGGGGATGGTGCTGGAAAACCGGGATCGCATCCTGACCGGCAAGCAGGCGCGCGCTATCGTTCAACTGGCCGATGGCAGTGCCATCAAATTGGGTGAGAACACGAATGTCGCGGTCAACGCCCTCAAGCAGCCTGAAAACGGCATTTTCACAGCGGCCCTCGATATCGCCAAAGGGGCTTTCCGGCTGACGACCGATATCTTTCGCAAGCACCAGACCAAGCGTGCGATCAATGTGCGCAGCGGAACGGTGACGATCGGTATTCGCGGCACCGACTTGTGGGGTCGGGCGAGCGATGAAAAGGATTTTGTCTGCTTGCTTGAAGGCCGTATTTCGGTCACTCATCCGCTGGGTGAGCCGGCGGAGTTGAGCGAGCCGCTGCAGTTTTATGGCGCGGAAAAGGGGATGGCCCCGGGCGCAGTGGCTTTTGCTGACAAGGCGCAGGTCGCTTTGTGGGCACTGGAAACCGAACTGGCTTACGGCATGCCCAGCCAGCGGCGGGATGGCCGCTGGGCTTTGTATTTCGGGCAGCATGGCAAGGATGATGCCTTGGCGCTCTACGACCAACTGGTTGCAGCCGGTTACGCGAGCCGGATTGTGCCTGTCCGTGTGTCAGGCGAGTATCGCTACGGATTGCGCCTGGGAGGTCTTGTGACTGAGCGCGAGGCGCTGGCGCTGGCCGACAGGTTGGCGCGGGATCTGCACTTGCCCGCACCGACCGTTCGTCGGCATTAA
- a CDS encoding methylated-DNA--[protein]-cysteine S-methyltransferase, which produces MSNADYQAIVAAPGFALGVRCSADDVIAVEFLPAQTEQAPELPLAAETCRQIRAYLNDPDFTFGLPLRPVGTLFQRRVWEQISAIPRGRTETYGQLAKNIKNAPRAVGQACGANHFPLIIPCHRVIATGGGLGGFNRQGGGFLLDIKRWLLTHEGCAPAAPAG; this is translated from the coding sequence ATGTCGAACGCTGATTATCAGGCTATCGTCGCCGCCCCCGGTTTCGCGCTGGGCGTGCGCTGTTCGGCCGATGACGTGATTGCCGTCGAGTTCCTGCCAGCGCAGACCGAGCAAGCCCCCGAACTGCCCCTGGCGGCTGAAACCTGCCGCCAGATCAGGGCTTACCTGAACGATCCCGATTTCACGTTCGGCCTGCCGCTGCGCCCGGTCGGCACGCTTTTCCAGCGCCGGGTCTGGGAACAGATTTCCGCCATTCCACGCGGCCGGACAGAAACCTACGGTCAACTGGCCAAAAACATCAAAAATGCCCCACGTGCCGTCGGCCAGGCCTGCGGTGCCAACCATTTTCCGCTGATCATTCCCTGCCACCGGGTGATCGCCACCGGCGGCGGCCTTGGCGGCTTCAACCGCCAGGGCGGCGGCTTCCTGCTCGATATCAAACGCTGGCTACTGACCCATGAAGGCTGCGCCCCCGCTGCTCCGGCCGGCTGA
- the ybaK gene encoding Cys-tRNA(Pro) deacylase has product MSKNEHAPETQATKFLKAQKIAFSSHLYAYEEHGGTKVSARELNVDEHAVVKTLIFEDENAKPLIVLMHGDRKVSTKELARQIGCKKVEPCKPEVANRHTGFLVGGTSPFGTKKAMPVYLEKSILDLPLIYINGGRRGYLVGVHPHDIVHSLHPKVVEAALKD; this is encoded by the coding sequence ATGAGCAAAAACGAACACGCCCCCGAAACCCAGGCCACCAAATTCCTCAAGGCACAGAAAATAGCCTTTTCCAGCCACCTCTATGCCTATGAGGAACATGGCGGAACCAAGGTCTCGGCCCGCGAACTCAACGTCGACGAACACGCCGTGGTCAAGACGCTGATTTTCGAAGACGAGAATGCCAAGCCACTGATCGTGCTGATGCACGGCGACCGCAAGGTGTCGACCAAGGAACTGGCCCGCCAGATCGGCTGCAAGAAAGTCGAACCCTGCAAACCGGAAGTCGCCAACCGCCACACGGGTTTTCTGGTTGGCGGAACCAGCCCGTTCGGCACCAAAAAAGCCATGCCGGTCTACCTCGAAAAAAGCATCCTCGATTTGCCGCTGATCTATATCAATGGCGGCAGGCGCGGCTATCTGGTCGGCGTGCACCCGCACGATATCGTGCATAGCCTGCACCCCAAGGTCGTCGAAGCCGCGCTCAAGGACTGA
- a CDS encoding glutamate-5-semialdehyde dehydrogenase, whose translation MDIKSYMQTVGRQARAASRRLATASTAEKNAALLAIAAAIRRESATLVAANQEDLAAARAAGLEPAMLDRLTLSAKGVENMAEGVEQVAKLPDPIGEMGEFKFRPSGIQVGKMRVPLGVIGIIYEARPNVTADAAALCLKSGNAAILRGGSEAIRSNRAIAALVQESLQTAGLPAESVQVIETTDRAAVGELITMREFVDVIVPRGGKGLISRLLAECRVPMIQHLDGNCHVYIDDQADAAKALKIVENAKTQRYGTCNTTESLLVARSVAAAQLPAIAAMLSEKGVEIRGCAETRAILPNAVAATEEDYFTEFLAPIISVKVVADIDEAIAHINHYSSHHTEAIVTENHPKAMRFLREVDSAAVMINASTRFADGFEFGLGAEIGISTDKIHARGPVGLDGLTSQKWIVLGDGHVRA comes from the coding sequence ATGGATATCAAGAGTTACATGCAGACCGTCGGCCGTCAGGCACGTGCCGCGTCGCGCCGCCTGGCCACCGCCAGCACGGCTGAAAAGAATGCCGCCCTGCTGGCCATTGCCGCCGCCATCCGCCGCGAATCGGCCACGCTGGTCGCCGCCAACCAGGAAGACCTGGCTGCCGCCCGTGCCGCCGGCCTCGAACCGGCCATGCTCGACCGCCTGACGCTGTCGGCCAAGGGCGTTGAAAACATGGCTGAAGGCGTCGAACAGGTCGCCAAGCTGCCGGACCCGATCGGAGAAATGGGCGAGTTCAAGTTCCGCCCGTCCGGCATCCAGGTCGGCAAGATGCGTGTTCCGCTCGGCGTCATCGGCATCATTTACGAAGCACGCCCGAACGTTACGGCCGATGCTGCAGCGCTGTGCCTGAAATCCGGCAACGCCGCCATCCTGCGTGGCGGCTCGGAAGCCATCCGGTCGAATCGCGCCATTGCGGCGCTGGTCCAGGAAAGTTTGCAAACGGCCGGTTTGCCGGCTGAGAGTGTCCAGGTCATCGAGACGACCGACCGCGCAGCGGTTGGCGAACTGATCACCATGCGCGAATTTGTCGACGTCATCGTACCGCGCGGCGGCAAGGGCCTGATTTCGCGCCTGCTGGCCGAATGCCGTGTGCCGATGATCCAGCACCTCGACGGCAACTGCCACGTCTACATCGACGACCAGGCCGATGCGGCCAAGGCCCTGAAGATTGTCGAAAATGCCAAGACTCAGCGCTACGGCACCTGCAACACCACCGAATCGCTGCTCGTCGCACGCTCGGTTGCGGCTGCGCAGTTGCCGGCCATCGCGGCGATGTTGAGCGAAAAGGGCGTCGAAATCCGCGGTTGCGCCGAAACCCGGGCCATCCTGCCGAATGCCGTTGCGGCCACGGAGGAGGACTATTTCACCGAGTTCCTCGCGCCGATCATCTCGGTCAAGGTGGTCGCCGATATTGATGAAGCGATTGCCCACATCAACCACTATTCGTCGCACCACACCGAAGCCATCGTCACGGAAAATCATCCGAAGGCCATGCGCTTCCTGCGCGAAGTCGACTCGGCTGCGGTGATGATCAATGCCTCAACCCGTTTTGCCGACGGTTTCGAATTTGGTCTCGGCGCTGAAATCGGCATCTCGACCGACAAGATCCACGCTCGTGGCCCGGTTGGTCTGGACGGGCTGACCAGCCAGAAATGGATCGTGCTCGGCGACGGCCACGTCCGCGCCTGA
- the holA gene encoding DNA polymerase III subunit delta, protein MLLKGEQLAAHLDRELRPLYVLYGDEPLLVIEAADAIRAKARKQGYSEREVLTVLPQFDWGTLLAAGGNMSLFGDKKLIDLRIPTGKPGKEGSSALQQWCQNLSMDNLLLITLPELDWREEKAAWFTALVNAGVAIKLMAPPLAELPGWIAGRLRRQQQSADIDSLKFIAERVEGNLLAAHQEIQKLGLLYPAGQLSEAQVRDAVLNVARYDIDGLREALLSGDIARLTRTLDGLMQEGEAPPLVLWAMSEEIRTLTLIRAGMDAGRPMDQLLKDAKVWGPRQNPVKKALQRMSTAKLEAALQHAGKIDRLAKGIGQGNIWEEFLRLGLRLTAAG, encoded by the coding sequence ATGCTGCTCAAGGGCGAACAGCTGGCAGCGCATCTCGACCGCGAGTTGCGCCCGCTTTATGTGCTCTACGGCGATGAACCCTTGCTGGTCATCGAGGCGGCCGACGCCATTCGGGCCAAAGCCAGAAAACAGGGCTACAGCGAACGTGAAGTACTGACGGTTTTGCCGCAATTCGACTGGGGCACGCTGCTCGCCGCCGGCGGCAATATGTCGCTGTTCGGCGACAAGAAACTGATCGACCTGCGCATTCCGACCGGCAAACCCGGTAAGGAAGGCAGCAGCGCGCTGCAACAGTGGTGCCAGAACCTGTCGATGGACAACCTGCTGCTGATCACGCTGCCCGAGCTTGACTGGCGCGAGGAAAAAGCCGCCTGGTTCACGGCGCTGGTCAATGCCGGCGTGGCGATCAAGCTGATGGCCCCGCCACTGGCCGAACTGCCAGGCTGGATCGCCGGCCGGCTGCGTCGCCAGCAACAAAGTGCCGACATCGACAGCCTGAAATTCATCGCCGAGCGCGTCGAAGGCAACCTGCTCGCCGCACATCAGGAAATCCAGAAACTGGGCCTGCTTTACCCGGCCGGTCAGCTTAGCGAAGCCCAGGTGCGCGATGCGGTGCTCAATGTCGCCCGCTACGACATCGATGGTCTGCGCGAAGCCCTGCTCTCCGGCGATATCGCCCGGCTGACGCGGACATTGGATGGCCTGATGCAGGAAGGCGAAGCGCCGCCGCTGGTACTCTGGGCGATGAGCGAGGAAATCCGGACGCTGACCTTGATCCGCGCCGGCATGGATGCCGGCCGCCCGATGGATCAGTTGCTCAAGGATGCCAAAGTCTGGGGGCCACGCCAGAACCCGGTGAAAAAAGCCCTGCAGCGGATGTCGACCGCGAAACTCGAAGCGGCGCTGCAGCATGCCGGAAAAATCGACCGACTGGCCAAGGGCATCGGCCAGGGCAATATCTGGGAAGAATTCCTGCGGCTCGGCCTGCGCCTCACCGCCGCCGGCTGA
- a CDS encoding porin — MLRTRLAPSLIFTLLMPLTAPSQAGELEEMRATLGEMQKLLQQQQARIEQLEKQASTKPETSRTNSGSTGGPIVLVPATPSGTTQNEPPLATLYGRFDLFAETNWGGSKGSRVSIESGGMNGSRLGLKGGKAIAPETNFIYQMEAGFFANNGKLGQSDSNNTRLFGRQLYAGVEGRYGRLTVGRQYSPFFMGMIQFDAFENGYGSPTNYGTVEPGPVRYDNAVVYATPRLYGLTSTLFAALGGRTGGAEQNTLGLNLDYSNGPLGLGLAYQYDNHNAVLDKTTRHLFAGASYQLGPVKLMGGLAGYDRQPDVGPLVEWRSWFLGSRIDVTPSGQLRLNYGEGHSLASSNDRGRIFSAAWMETINAQFKAYLAWSRNLNQPASALAPSGTSASGYYTINPGDTANGLAAGIQYVF; from the coding sequence ATGCTCAGGACCCGCCTCGCCCCTTCGCTGATTTTTACCCTGTTGATGCCGTTGACCGCGCCAAGCCAGGCCGGCGAACTGGAGGAGATGCGCGCCACCCTCGGCGAGATGCAGAAACTGCTCCAGCAACAGCAGGCGCGCATCGAACAACTGGAAAAACAGGCAAGCACCAAGCCGGAAACGAGCCGCACAAATAGCGGATCGACCGGTGGGCCGATTGTTCTTGTGCCGGCGACACCATCCGGTACAACTCAGAATGAACCACCGCTGGCCACGCTTTACGGCCGCTTCGACCTGTTTGCCGAAACCAACTGGGGCGGCTCGAAAGGCTCCCGCGTCTCGATCGAATCGGGCGGCATGAACGGCAGCCGGCTCGGCCTCAAGGGCGGCAAGGCGATCGCGCCAGAAACCAATTTCATCTACCAGATGGAAGCCGGCTTTTTCGCCAACAACGGCAAGCTCGGCCAGTCCGACAGCAATAACACCCGTCTTTTCGGTCGCCAGCTCTATGCCGGGGTCGAAGGGCGCTACGGTCGACTGACCGTTGGACGGCAATATTCCCCCTTCTTCATGGGCATGATCCAGTTCGATGCCTTTGAAAACGGCTATGGTTCGCCGACCAATTACGGCACGGTCGAACCCGGCCCGGTGCGCTACGACAACGCCGTGGTCTATGCCACGCCCCGCCTGTACGGACTGACCAGCACACTGTTCGCGGCCCTTGGCGGGAGAACCGGCGGTGCCGAGCAGAACACGCTGGGGCTCAATCTCGACTACAGCAATGGTCCGCTCGGCCTTGGCCTGGCTTATCAGTACGACAACCACAACGCCGTGCTCGACAAAACCACGCGCCACCTGTTCGCCGGGGCCAGCTACCAACTCGGCCCGGTCAAACTGATGGGCGGACTGGCGGGTTACGACCGGCAGCCGGATGTCGGGCCGCTGGTCGAGTGGCGCAGCTGGTTCCTCGGCTCACGCATCGACGTGACGCCCAGCGGCCAACTCCGCCTCAACTACGGCGAAGGCCACAGCCTGGCCAGCAGCAACGACCGCGGCCGGATTTTCTCGGCGGCGTGGATGGAAACGATCAACGCCCAGTTCAAGGCCTACCTCGCCTGGTCGCGCAACCTGAATCAACCGGCCTCGGCCCTGGCGCCCTCCGGCACCAGTGCCAGCGGCTATTACACAATCAACCCCGGCGATACGGCCAATGGCCTGGCCGCCGGTATCCAGTACGTCTTCTGA